The region CGGGCTGCTCGAACTCACGCCGACCATGTTCAGCGCCGGCATGTTCCTGATCGGGATTGCGATCCTGGTGCAGGGGCTGAGGGAGGGGTCGCGCGGCGTGGAGGTCGGTTTCGCGCTGGGCGTCGCGGCGATTGCGATCATCGGCTTCGCCCGCGGCATCGATGCCGCGGAGCGTTCCCATCTCATCGAGTACGCGGTACTGGCGCTCATCATCCACGAGGCGCTGGTGGAGCGGAAGGTCCACGGAAGGCGCGTCCCGGTGCCGGCCGTGCTGGCCATCGCCGCGACGACGGCGGTCGGCGTGATCGACGAGTGCATCCAGTTCTTCGTGCCCAGCCGCACGTTCGACCTGTTCGACATCGGGTTCGACCTGCTGGCGAGCGTACTCGCGGTCGGCTCAAGCGTCTCGATCCGCTGGGTACGCCGGCTGATCGTAAGGTGGCGGCGCCGGCCCTAGCTCAAGGAACCGTGCTTGATCGCCCGGCGTCCAGTACCCGTGTACCGGGGCGGTGCCAGTCGTTACGATGCCACCCG is a window of Candidatus Palauibacter australiensis DNA encoding:
- a CDS encoding VanZ family protein, which gives rise to MPEFSSKRERRLWIWALAVVVAIYATADLARTLADALRESGLLELTPTMFSAGMFLIGIAILVQGLREGSRGVEVGFALGVAAIAIIGFARGIDAAERSHLIEYAVLALIIHEALVERKVHGRRVPVPAVLAIAATTAVGVIDECIQFFVPSRTFDLFDIGFDLLASVLAVGSSVSIRWVRRLIVRWRRRP